One segment of Mycobacterium spongiae DNA contains the following:
- a CDS encoding tetratricopeptide repeat protein — protein sequence MVDDRHDGGDQRRPRTASGDAPRRGQRRDRDGARSAPGRARKTKPQAASAAGDRDDRSPQDEPAIPPHVEAKQLAPEIRRELTTLDRTTAEAVARHLVVAGDLLADDPEAALSHARAARARSSRIAAVREAVGIAAYHCGDWAQALAELRAARRMGSKSELLALIADCERGLGRPQRAIELTRGAEAAQLDGDDADELRIVVAGARADLGQLEQALTVLSTPQLDPKRSGATAARLFYAYAETLLALGRDDEALHWFLRSAAADIEGVTDAEDRVNELG from the coding sequence GTGGTCGACGACAGGCACGATGGAGGCGATCAGCGCCGACCCCGGACGGCCTCGGGCGACGCGCCACGCCGTGGACAACGGCGCGATCGCGATGGTGCCCGGTCGGCTCCGGGCCGTGCGCGAAAAACGAAGCCCCAAGCTGCTTCCGCCGCCGGCGATCGCGACGATCGTTCGCCCCAGGACGAGCCGGCAATTCCACCTCATGTGGAGGCCAAGCAACTCGCGCCCGAGATCCGGCGCGAACTAACCACGCTCGACCGAACCACCGCCGAAGCGGTGGCGCGTCACCTCGTGGTTGCCGGCGATCTGCTGGCCGACGACCCGGAAGCTGCACTGAGTCATGCGCGCGCGGCCCGGGCTCGGTCCAGCCGGATCGCCGCGGTTCGCGAAGCCGTCGGGATCGCTGCCTACCATTGCGGCGACTGGGCACAAGCCTTAGCTGAATTGCGTGCCGCCCGAAGAATGGGCAGCAAGTCCGAGTTGCTTGCCCTAATCGCCGATTGCGAACGCGGTCTCGGCCGGCCTCAGCGCGCCATCGAACTAACACGCGGAGCCGAGGCGGCACAGCTCGACGGTGACGACGCCGACGAGTTACGCATCGTTGTCGCCGGTGCGCGCGCGGATCTCGGGCAGCTCGAACAGGCGTTGACCGTGTTGTCCACGCCGCAGCTGGACCCGAAGCGCAGCGGGGCGACCGCTGCGCGACTCTTCTACGCCTATGCCGAAACACTGTTGGCGTTGGGCCGCGACGACGAGGCGCTGCACTGGTTTCTGCGATCAGCGGCCGCCGATATCGAGGGCGTCACGGACGCCGAAGACCGTGTCAATGAGTTGGGCTAG
- a CDS encoding HAD-IIA family hydrolase: MGHSIAQDYDCLLIDLDGTVFRGREPTEGAVESLDAIRSRKLFVTNNASRSADEVAAHLSELGFSIVGDDVVTSAQSAAHLLASQLPPDSKVLIVGTEALANEIAAVGLCPVQRFDDLPDAVVQGLSMTIGWSELAEAALAIRAGALWVAANVDPTLPTERGLLPGNGSMVAALRAATGVDPQVAGKPAPTLMTDAISRGDFRAPLVVGDRLDTDIEGANAAGLPSLMVLTGVNGARDAVYADPAHRPTYIGHDLRSLHKTGKVLEVAPQPSWQVDVRGNAVTVRHNSDHDAVAVADDGLSIVRAVASAVWKMSSSDLQGEPLRIEPADERAGAALNRWSLMRGD; encoded by the coding sequence ATGGGGCACAGCATTGCGCAGGACTATGACTGCCTGCTGATCGACTTGGACGGGACGGTGTTCCGCGGCCGTGAGCCCACCGAAGGCGCCGTTGAGTCGCTCGACGCCATCCGCAGCCGCAAGCTCTTCGTCACCAACAACGCATCCCGCAGCGCCGACGAGGTCGCCGCGCACCTCAGCGAGCTCGGCTTCAGCATCGTCGGCGACGACGTCGTCACCAGCGCCCAAAGTGCCGCCCACCTGCTGGCCAGCCAGTTGCCACCCGACTCCAAGGTGCTCATTGTCGGCACCGAGGCGTTGGCCAACGAGATCGCCGCAGTCGGGCTCTGCCCGGTGCAGCGTTTTGACGATCTCCCCGACGCGGTTGTCCAGGGCCTATCGATGACCATCGGTTGGTCGGAGCTCGCCGAGGCCGCGTTGGCCATTCGGGCGGGTGCGCTGTGGGTGGCGGCCAATGTCGACCCCACGTTGCCCACCGAGCGCGGCTTGCTGCCCGGCAATGGGTCCATGGTGGCGGCGTTGCGGGCGGCGACCGGTGTCGACCCGCAAGTGGCGGGCAAGCCCGCGCCCACATTGATGACCGATGCGATCTCTCGGGGCGATTTCCGCGCTCCGTTGGTGGTCGGTGACCGTCTGGACACCGACATCGAGGGCGCCAATGCCGCGGGGCTGCCCAGCCTGATGGTGCTGACCGGGGTCAATGGCGCGCGGGACGCGGTATACGCCGACCCGGCGCACCGGCCGACGTACATTGGCCATGACCTGCGCTCTTTGCACAAGACCGGGAAGGTGCTCGAAGTAGCGCCACAGCCCAGCTGGCAGGTCGACGTGCGCGGCAATGCGGTAACGGTCCGCCACAACAGCGACCACGACGCCGTCGCTGTGGCAGACGATGGATTGTCGATCGTGCGGGCCGTCGCAAGCGCGGTGTGGAAGATGTCGTCCTCGGATCTTCAAGGGGAGCCCTTGCGCATCGAGCCGGCCGACGAGCGGGCCGGCGCGGCACTAAACCGCTGGTCGCTGATGCGTGGCGACTAG
- a CDS encoding TlyA family RNA methyltransferase, translating into MARRARVDAELVRRGLARSRQQAAELIGAGKVFIDGLPAVKPATAVSTTANLTVAADGERAWVSRGAHKLLGALDTFGLSVVGRRCLDAGASTGGFTEVLLDRGATEVVAVDVGYGQLAWSLRNDSRVVVVERTNARDLSPEAIGGRVDLVVADLSFISLATVLPALIGCASPSADIVPMVKPQFEVGKGQVGPGGVVHDPQLRAGAVLAVARRAGELGWHSLGVAASPLPGPAGNVEYFLWLRARTERALSAEGLVDAVQRAMSPPAAMRAGTGRAGCTTGLRGRAGQSQRGSQ; encoded by the coding sequence GTGGCCCGGCGTGCCCGCGTCGACGCTGAGTTGGTGCGACGCGGCCTTGCCCGCTCCCGCCAACAAGCCGCGGAGCTGATCGGTGCCGGCAAGGTGTTCATCGACGGCCTACCCGCCGTCAAACCGGCCACCGCCGTTTCGACCACGGCGAACCTGACCGTCGCAGCCGACGGCGAACGCGCCTGGGTGTCGCGCGGCGCGCACAAACTTCTTGGAGCGCTGGACACGTTCGGGCTTTCGGTGGTGGGTCGGCGCTGCCTCGACGCCGGTGCATCCACCGGTGGGTTCACCGAAGTCCTGTTGGACCGGGGCGCTACCGAGGTGGTAGCCGTCGATGTCGGGTATGGCCAGCTCGCATGGTCGCTGCGTAATGATTCCCGAGTGGTGGTCGTCGAGCGGACCAACGCACGCGACCTGTCGCCCGAAGCGATCGGCGGCCGCGTAGACCTGGTCGTGGCCGACCTGTCGTTCATCTCGTTGGCGACTGTGTTGCCCGCTCTGATTGGATGCGCTTCGCCGAGCGCGGATATCGTTCCAATGGTGAAGCCACAATTTGAGGTGGGGAAAGGCCAGGTTGGCCCTGGCGGAGTGGTTCACGACCCGCAGTTGCGGGCAGGCGCGGTACTCGCCGTCGCACGACGTGCGGGGGAACTCGGCTGGCACAGCCTCGGGGTCGCGGCCAGCCCGCTGCCTGGCCCAGCGGGTAATGTCGAATACTTCCTATGGCTGCGTGCCCGGACTGAGCGGGCACTGTCGGCTGAAGGGTTGGTGGATGCGGTGCAGCGGGCAATGAGCCCCCCGGCAGCGATGCGAGCCGGGACCGGCCGGGCCGGGTGCACCACCGGCTTGCGGGGGAGAGCAGGGCAATCACAGCGAGGCTCGCAGTGA
- a CDS encoding NAD kinase, protein MTSQPSAQRTVLLVVHTGRDEATETARRVEKVLGDNGIALRMLSAEAVDRGSLHLAPDDMRAMGVQIAVVDADPQAAEGCELVLVLGGDGTFLRAAELARNASIPVLGVNLGRIGFLAEAEAEAIDTVLEHVVARDYRVEDRLTLDVVLRQCGRIIDHGWALNEVSLEKGPRLGVLGVVVEVDGRPVSTFGCDGVLVSTPTGSTAYAFSAGGPVLWPDLEAILVVPNNAHALFGRPMVTSPDATVAIEIEADGHDALVFCDGRREIPTPAGSRLEVTRCATPVKWARLDSAPFTDRLVSKFRLPVAGWRGK, encoded by the coding sequence GTGACGTCGCAACCGAGCGCTCAACGCACAGTGCTGCTGGTCGTCCATACCGGGCGCGATGAAGCCACGGAGACGGCACGGCGCGTCGAGAAAGTTCTGGGTGACAACGGAATTGCGCTTCGGATGCTGTCCGCGGAAGCAGTGGACCGGGGATCGTTGCACCTAGCCCCCGACGACATGCGCGCCATGGGTGTTCAGATCGCGGTCGTCGACGCGGACCCGCAGGCTGCCGAAGGCTGCGAGCTGGTGCTGGTTCTCGGTGGCGACGGCACCTTCTTGCGAGCGGCCGAGCTGGCTCGCAACGCCAGCATTCCGGTGCTGGGCGTCAACCTTGGCCGGATCGGCTTTCTGGCCGAGGCCGAAGCCGAGGCCATCGACACGGTGCTCGAGCACGTTGTCGCACGGGACTATCGGGTGGAGGACCGCCTCACCCTCGATGTGGTGCTGCGTCAATGCGGCCGCATCATTGACCACGGTTGGGCGCTCAACGAAGTCAGTTTGGAAAAGGGCCCGCGGTTGGGTGTTCTCGGGGTGGTCGTCGAGGTCGACGGACGACCGGTGTCGACGTTCGGCTGCGACGGGGTATTGGTATCGACACCGACCGGATCCACCGCGTACGCGTTCTCCGCGGGTGGCCCGGTGCTGTGGCCCGACCTCGAAGCGATCCTGGTGGTACCCAACAACGCTCACGCGCTGTTCGGCCGACCCATGGTCACCAGTCCGGATGCCACGGTTGCCATCGAGATAGAGGCTGACGGTCATGACGCCCTCGTGTTCTGCGACGGGCGTCGCGAAATACCCACCCCGGCCGGCAGCCGACTCGAGGTCACCAGATGTGCCACCCCGGTGAAATGGGCGCGGCTGGACAGCGCGCCGTTCACCGACCGCCTGGTGAGCAAGTTCCGGTTGCCGGTCGCCGGTTGGCGCGGGAAGTAG
- the recN gene encoding DNA repair protein RecN: MLSEIRIESLGAIRVATAEFDRGLTVLTGETGTGKTMVVTGLHLLGGGRADATRIRSGAERAVVEGRFTTTDLDDAVAATLDEILDSSGAERDEDGSVIALRSVSRDGPSRAYLGGRSVPAKSLGSFTTELLTLHGQNDQLRLMRPDEQRGALDRYAAAGAACERYRKLRDAWLSARRDLTDRRSRARELAQEADRVQFALNEIDTIDPQPGEDEALVADIVQLSELDTLREAAATARAALSETHEAEFGLSAADSLGRARAALEATDDTALRALATQIGEALTVVVDAVGELGDYLDALPADASALDAKLARQAQLRTLTRKYAADIDGVLQWAQDSRDRLAQLDVSEEGLAALELRVDQLARELSQSAVDLSRTRRKAAKRLAKEVTAELAALAMADAEFTIGVTSDLADDEDSAALKLESGELVRAGGDGIDAIEFGFAAHRGMTVLPLAKSASGGELSRVMLALEVVLATSRKHGIGTTMVFDEVDAGVGGWAAVQIGRRLARLARTHQVIVVTHLPQVAAYAEVHLVVHSSESDGASGVRCLTHDDRVAELARMLAGLGDSDSGRAHARELLDAARSDRLD; the protein is encoded by the coding sequence GTGCTATCGGAAATACGGATCGAGTCGCTCGGTGCCATCAGGGTCGCGACGGCAGAGTTTGATCGCGGCTTGACCGTGTTGACCGGCGAGACGGGCACCGGTAAGACCATGGTGGTCACCGGGTTGCACTTACTAGGTGGCGGTAGGGCCGACGCGACCCGGATCCGCTCCGGGGCGGAGCGCGCCGTTGTTGAAGGCCGTTTCACCACAACCGATCTCGACGACGCCGTAGCCGCCACCCTCGATGAGATTCTCGATTCGTCGGGGGCCGAGCGTGACGAGGACGGCAGCGTGATCGCGTTGCGCTCGGTGAGTCGCGACGGACCGTCGCGGGCCTACCTTGGCGGGCGGAGCGTGCCGGCCAAATCCCTGGGTAGCTTCACCACCGAGCTGCTGACCCTGCATGGGCAGAACGACCAGTTGCGGTTGATGCGCCCCGATGAGCAACGTGGCGCGTTAGACCGATATGCAGCAGCCGGCGCAGCCTGCGAGCGCTATCGCAAACTGCGTGACGCGTGGCTGTCGGCACGACGTGACCTCACCGACCGCCGTAGCCGGGCCCGGGAACTTGCGCAGGAGGCAGACCGGGTGCAATTCGCGCTCAACGAGATCGACACTATCGACCCGCAGCCAGGAGAGGACGAGGCGCTGGTCGCCGACATCGTCCAGCTCTCGGAACTGGACACACTGCGCGAGGCCGCGGCGACCGCGCGCGCCGCATTGTCGGAGACGCACGAAGCGGAGTTCGGTCTGAGCGCCGCGGACAGCCTCGGCCGGGCAAGGGCGGCGCTGGAAGCGACCGACGATACTGCGCTTCGGGCACTGGCCACGCAGATTGGCGAGGCGCTGACGGTGGTGGTCGATGCCGTCGGCGAGCTTGGCGATTACCTGGATGCGCTGCCAGCCGATGCCAGTGCGCTCGACGCCAAGCTGGCTCGCCAAGCCCAGCTGCGGACGCTGACCCGCAAGTACGCCGCCGATATCGATGGCGTGCTGCAGTGGGCACAGGACTCCCGCGATCGGCTGGCCCAACTCGACGTGTCAGAAGAAGGGTTGGCTGCGCTGGAGCTCCGCGTTGATCAGCTTGCGCGCGAATTATCGCAATCCGCAGTCGATCTCAGCAGGACTCGGCGTAAGGCAGCCAAGCGACTGGCCAAAGAGGTCACCGCCGAGCTGGCTGCTCTAGCGATGGCCGATGCCGAATTCACCATCGGCGTGACCTCCGACCTGGCCGACGACGAGGACTCGGCGGCTCTCAAGCTGGAATCTGGCGAGCTGGTCCGCGCCGGTGGGGATGGCATCGACGCGATCGAGTTCGGATTCGCCGCACATCGCGGGATGACGGTGCTGCCGCTGGCCAAGAGCGCGTCCGGGGGCGAGTTGTCCCGGGTGATGCTTGCCCTGGAAGTGGTATTGGCGACTTCGCGGAAGCACGGGATCGGCACCACGATGGTGTTCGACGAGGTCGACGCCGGTGTCGGCGGCTGGGCGGCGGTACAGATCGGACGGCGGCTGGCGCGGCTGGCCCGCACTCACCAAGTCATCGTGGTCACCCATCTGCCCCAGGTCGCGGCCTACGCCGAGGTGCACCTGGTGGTGCATAGCAGCGAAAGCGACGGTGCAAGCGGGGTACGGTGCCTGACCCACGACGATCGGGTGGCGGAGCTGGCCCGGATGTTGGCTGGGCTTGGGGACTCCGACAGTGGCCGCGCGCACGCGCGTGAACTGCTCGACGCGGCGCGAAGTGACCGGCTCGACTGA
- the steA gene encoding putative cytokinetic ring protein SteA, which translates to MRMTALLSRNTSRPGLVGTARVDRNIDRLLRRACPGDIVVLDVLDLDRITADALVEADIAAVVNASPSVSGRYPNLGPEVLVTNGVTLIDETGPEVFKKIKDGAKVRLHEGGVYSGDRRLICGTERSDHDIAELMREAKSGLAAHLEAFAGNTIEFIRSESPLLIDGIGIPDIDIDLRRRHVVIVADEPSAADDLKSLKPFIKEYQPILVGVNSGADVLRKAGHRPQLIVGDPEQVSTDVLKCGAQVVLPADADGHAPGLERIQDLGVGAMTFPAAGSAVDLALLLCDHHGAALLVTAGHTANIETFFDRTRVQSNPSTFLTRLRVGEKLADAKAVATLYRSHISGSAIALLVLTMLVAIIVALWVSRTDDVVLDWFVNYWNRFSLWVQHLVT; encoded by the coding sequence ATGAGGATGACAGCGCTCTTGTCCCGGAACACCTCCCGGCCGGGTCTCGTCGGCACCGCGCGGGTCGACCGCAATATCGACCGACTGCTGCGTAGGGCGTGTCCCGGTGACATCGTCGTCCTCGATGTTCTGGATCTGGATCGCATCACCGCGGATGCCCTGGTGGAAGCCGACATCGCCGCCGTCGTCAACGCGTCCCCGTCCGTGTCCGGCCGCTATCCCAACCTGGGCCCGGAGGTCCTGGTCACCAACGGTGTCACCCTGATCGACGAGACCGGGCCTGAGGTTTTCAAAAAGATCAAAGATGGCGCCAAGGTTCGTCTCCACGAGGGCGGGGTGTACTCCGGCGACCGCCGGCTGATCTGCGGCACCGAGCGCAGCGACCATGACATCGCCGAGTTGATGCGAGAGGCGAAGAGCGGACTGGCAGCCCACCTGGAGGCTTTCGCCGGCAATACGATCGAGTTCATTCGCAGTGAAAGCCCGTTGCTGATCGACGGCATCGGTATCCCCGACATCGACATCGACCTGCGGCGCCGTCACGTCGTGATCGTCGCCGACGAACCCAGCGCAGCCGATGACCTGAAGTCGCTTAAGCCGTTCATCAAGGAGTACCAACCGATACTGGTCGGAGTGAACAGCGGCGCGGACGTGTTGCGCAAGGCAGGTCATCGCCCGCAACTCATCGTCGGCGACCCCGAGCAGGTCAGCACCGACGTCCTCAAGTGTGGTGCCCAGGTGGTGTTGCCCGCCGACGCCGACGGTCACGCACCGGGCCTGGAACGCATCCAGGATCTCGGCGTCGGCGCGATGACGTTCCCGGCCGCGGGTTCGGCGGTGGATCTGGCCCTGCTGTTGTGCGACCACCACGGCGCGGCGCTGCTGGTCACGGCCGGACACACCGCCAACATCGAAACCTTCTTCGACCGCACACGCGTGCAAAGCAACCCGTCAACCTTTCTCACCAGACTCCGGGTAGGGGAGAAGCTGGCCGACGCCAAGGCGGTCGCCACCCTGTACCGCAGTCACATCTCCGGCAGCGCCATCGCTTTGCTGGTCCTCACCATGTTGGTCGCGATCATCGTGGCGTTGTGGGTCTCGCGCACCGACGACGTGGTCCTGGATTGGTTCGTCAACTACTGGAACCGCTTTTCTCTGTGGGTGCAGCACTTGGTCACATAG
- a CDS encoding copper transporter encodes MISMRQHAISLAAVFLALAVGVVLGSGFFSDTVVSGLRDEKRDLATQISELDQQRNALNEKLNAANNFDSQVVGRIVHDALGGKSVVVFRTPDAKDDDVAAVSKIVGDAGGAVTATLRLTQEFVDANSAEKLRSVVNSAILPAGTQLSTKRVDQGSQAGDLLGIALLINANPDAPTVDDVQRDTVLAALRETGFITYQPDDHLAAADAAVVITGGALPENAGNEGASVARFAAALASHGSGTVLAGRDGSATGNAAVAVARANADMAATISTVDDVDAEPGRITVILGLHDLINGGQPGHYGIGPGAASVTVAH; translated from the coding sequence ATGATCTCGATGCGTCAACACGCGATCTCGCTGGCGGCAGTTTTTCTGGCGCTGGCGGTGGGCGTTGTCCTGGGATCGGGCTTTTTCTCCGACACGGTGGTGTCCGGTTTGCGTGACGAGAAGCGCGACCTGGCCACCCAGATTTCAGAACTTGACCAGCAACGGAATGCGCTCAACGAGAAACTCAATGCGGCAAACAACTTCGACAGCCAGGTCGTCGGCCGGATAGTGCACGACGCGCTGGGCGGCAAGTCAGTCGTTGTTTTCCGCACTCCGGATGCCAAGGACGACGACGTCGCCGCGGTGTCGAAGATCGTCGGGGATGCCGGTGGCGCGGTCACCGCAACACTGCGGCTGACCCAGGAGTTCGTCGACGCCAACTCCGCGGAGAAGTTGCGTTCGGTGGTGAATTCGGCGATCCTGCCGGCCGGTACGCAGTTGAGCACCAAACGTGTCGACCAAGGCTCCCAAGCTGGCGACCTACTCGGCATCGCGTTGCTGATCAACGCCAACCCGGACGCGCCAACCGTTGATGACGTTCAGCGCGACACCGTGCTGGCGGCGCTACGTGAAACCGGTTTCATCACCTACCAGCCAGACGACCACCTCGCAGCCGCGGACGCTGCGGTGGTCATCACCGGGGGTGCGCTCCCGGAGAATGCCGGCAACGAGGGGGCCAGCGTGGCGCGGTTCGCCGCTGCCTTGGCATCGCATGGGTCGGGCACCGTGCTGGCCGGCCGCGACGGTTCGGCGACCGGAAACGCGGCCGTCGCGGTGGCCCGGGCCAATGCCGACATGGCGGCCACGATCAGCACCGTGGATGACGTCGATGCCGAGCCCGGGCGGATCACGGTGATCCTGGGTCTGCACGATCTCATCAACGGCGGCCAACCGGGGCACTACGGCATCGGCCCCGGCGCCGCATCGGTCACCGTCGCGCATTAG
- a CDS encoding CTP synthase yields MRRHPHTTTKHLFVSGGVASSLGKGLTASSLGQLLTARGLHVTMQKLDPYLNVDPGTMNPFQHGEVFVTDDGAETDLDVGHYERFLDRNLTGSANVTTGQVYSTVIAKERRGEYLGGTVQVIPHITDEIKRRILAMAEPDDAGHRPDVVITEIGGTVGDIESQPFLEAARQVRHYLGREDVFFLHVSLVPYLAPSGELKTKPTQHSVAALRSIGISPDALILRCDRDVPESLKNKIALMCDVDIDGVISTPDAPSIYDIPKVLHREELDAFVVRRLNLPFRDVDWTEWDDLLRRVHEPHETVRIALVGKYIELSDAYLSVAEALRAGGFKHRAKVEVSWVASDDCETPSGAAAALEDVHGVLIPGGFGIRGIEGKIGAIRYARARGLPVFGLCLGLQCIVIEAARSVGLTDANSAEFDPETTDPVISTMADQEDIVAGEADLGGTMRLGAYPAVLEPNSIVAQAYQATQVSERHRHRYEVNNAYRDRIAESGLRISGTSPDGSLVEFVEYPPEQHPFVVGTQAHPELKSRPTRPHPLFVAFVGAAIDYKAGELLPVEIPEIPDQQAPNGSQHRESVGQPLPEPAVRG; encoded by the coding sequence GTGCGTAGGCACCCGCATACCACCACCAAGCACCTCTTCGTCAGCGGTGGAGTCGCTTCCTCGCTAGGCAAAGGGCTCACCGCCAGCAGTCTCGGGCAGCTATTGACCGCCCGCGGGTTGCACGTCACCATGCAGAAGCTCGACCCGTATCTCAACGTCGACCCGGGAACCATGAACCCGTTCCAACACGGCGAGGTCTTCGTGACAGACGACGGGGCGGAGACCGACCTCGACGTGGGCCACTACGAGCGGTTCCTTGATCGCAATCTGACTGGCTCGGCGAATGTCACTACCGGACAGGTGTATTCGACCGTCATTGCCAAGGAACGCCGCGGTGAGTATCTCGGTGGCACGGTGCAGGTGATCCCGCATATCACCGATGAGATCAAGCGGCGGATCCTGGCAATGGCCGAGCCGGACGACGCCGGCCACCGCCCAGACGTGGTCATCACCGAAATCGGCGGCACCGTGGGCGACATCGAGTCACAGCCATTTCTGGAGGCGGCGCGGCAGGTCCGGCACTATCTCGGCCGGGAGGACGTGTTCTTTCTGCATGTGTCGCTGGTCCCCTACCTCGCGCCGTCGGGTGAACTCAAGACCAAGCCGACGCAGCACTCGGTCGCGGCGCTGCGCAGCATCGGTATCAGCCCGGACGCGCTGATCCTGCGGTGCGACCGCGACGTCCCTGAATCGCTGAAGAACAAGATCGCCCTGATGTGCGACGTCGACATCGATGGCGTCATCTCCACTCCGGACGCACCGTCGATCTACGACATTCCCAAGGTGTTGCATCGCGAGGAGCTCGACGCGTTCGTGGTTCGTCGCTTGAACCTGCCGTTCCGTGACGTGGACTGGACCGAGTGGGACGATCTACTCCGCCGGGTCCACGAACCACATGAGACAGTGCGAATTGCTCTGGTGGGCAAGTATATTGAACTTTCCGATGCGTACCTGTCGGTCGCCGAAGCGTTGCGCGCCGGCGGTTTCAAGCACCGCGCAAAGGTCGAGGTTAGTTGGGTGGCGTCCGATGATTGCGAGACGCCCAGTGGTGCGGCGGCGGCGTTGGAAGACGTTCATGGTGTGCTGATTCCGGGCGGGTTCGGTATCCGGGGCATCGAAGGCAAGATCGGCGCGATCCGATATGCGAGGGCGCGGGGGTTACCGGTATTCGGGCTATGCCTCGGCTTGCAGTGCATTGTGATCGAGGCGGCCCGCTCAGTCGGCCTCACCGACGCGAACTCGGCCGAGTTTGATCCCGAGACAACGGATCCTGTCATCTCCACGATGGCTGATCAAGAAGACATCGTGGCCGGCGAAGCCGATCTTGGCGGCACCATGCGTCTAGGCGCCTATCCCGCTGTGTTGGAACCAAATTCCATTGTGGCCCAGGCCTATCAGGCGACACAGGTTTCTGAGCGGCATCGGCACCGGTACGAGGTCAACAACGCTTACCGCGATCGGATCGCCGAAAGCGGTCTGCGAATCTCTGGAACTTCACCCGACGGGAGTCTGGTGGAGTTCGTGGAATACCCGCCAGAGCAGCATCCCTTCGTGGTCGGCACGCAGGCCCACCCCGAGTTGAAGAGCCGACCCACTCGCCCGCATCCGCTGTTCGTCGCATTTGTCGGGGCTGCTATCGACTACAAGGCTGGCGAGTTGCTGCCTGTCGAGATTCCCGAAATCCCCGACCAGCAAGCCCCCAACGGTAGCCAGCATCGGGAAAGTGTCGGCCAGCCGCTTCCCGAGCCCGCCGTCCGTGGCTGA
- a CDS encoding NUDIX domain-containing protein, whose amino-acid sequence MAEHVFETTSSETLHSGNIFALRSDRVRMPGGDIAVREVAEHYGAVAIVALDANDRIPLVYQYRHAFGRRLWELPAGLLDVAGEPPQRTAVRELQEEAGLQASTWRVLVDLNSAPGFSDESVRVFLATGLSEVARPEAHHEEADMTMRWFPIAEAARQVLRGEIVNSIAIAGILAAYSVTTGFAESRPLDSAWLDRPTAFAARKAAR is encoded by the coding sequence GTGGCTGAACACGTCTTCGAGACGACATCGTCCGAAACCTTGCACTCTGGCAACATTTTCGCGCTGCGCAGCGATCGGGTGCGGATGCCGGGCGGCGACATCGCGGTCCGCGAGGTCGCCGAGCACTACGGCGCGGTGGCGATTGTGGCGCTCGACGCCAATGACCGCATCCCGCTGGTCTATCAGTACCGTCACGCATTCGGTCGACGGCTCTGGGAATTGCCCGCTGGGCTGCTCGACGTCGCTGGCGAACCACCGCAGCGCACCGCCGTCCGCGAGCTGCAGGAGGAGGCTGGGTTGCAGGCCAGCACCTGGCGGGTGCTTGTCGATCTGAATTCCGCACCCGGGTTCAGCGACGAATCGGTGCGGGTCTTTCTGGCTACCGGACTCAGCGAGGTAGCCCGACCCGAGGCTCATCACGAGGAAGCGGACATGACGATGCGCTGGTTTCCCATCGCGGAGGCCGCCCGCCAGGTGTTGCGCGGCGAGATCGTCAATTCCATTGCCATCGCCGGTATCTTGGCCGCGTACTCGGTGACGACCGGCTTCGCCGAATCGCGCCCGCTGGACAGCGCGTGGCTCGACCGACCGACGGCGTTCGCGGCGCGGAAGGCCGCTCGGTGA